The Euzebya sp. DNA window GGGATCTCGCGGACCGAGTACCTCCGGCGAGCCCTCATCCGTGACGCCCGGGTCAACGCTGGGGCCGTCAGCGTCGATGACCTCCGCGCGTTCAGCGAGCGCCACAGGGACCTTGACGATCCCGACATCATGCGGTCCGCCTGGTCGTGACCGAATGGCTCGCCGACAAGTCCGCACTCGTGCGCCTCGGTGAGAGTCCGGACGCCCAGGCGTGGGCTGACCGCATCCAGCGTGGCCTGGTGCACGTGACCACGATCACCCGC harbors:
- a CDS encoding ribbon-helix-helix protein, CopG family, yielding MSDVLIRDVPDEVVSTIDARAKRMGISRTEYLRRALIRDARVNAGAVSVDDLRAFSERHRDLDDPDIMRSAWS